The Nostoc sp. UHCC 0302 genome includes a window with the following:
- a CDS encoding Hpt domain-containing protein, which produces MPKKPEKEDTKPLKSKMIRVPVALISAVRELSRLHRDGHTGAILQGLQSLISEIDSLDDAYGINPSQQQSQQENPDVKQLEQQVSTLSERIQKLETAYNQLATYINTQGSKRQSYYQRGSTAKPKQLIHTEVELANQLKVDIETLKKVRSNSKSIGEFISWSKSKDPSGLGCEYNDKDQRYYVMQ; this is translated from the coding sequence ATGCCAAAAAAGCCGGAGAAGGAAGATACAAAGCCGCTAAAAAGCAAAATGATTCGGGTTCCAGTTGCTTTGATATCAGCGGTGAGAGAACTATCGAGATTACACCGAGATGGTCATACAGGTGCTATTCTTCAGGGATTGCAGTCGTTAATTAGTGAAATTGATAGCCTTGATGATGCTTATGGCATTAATCCGAGTCAGCAACAATCGCAGCAAGAAAACCCTGATGTGAAACAGTTAGAGCAACAAGTTTCGACTTTAAGCGAACGCATACAAAAACTAGAGACGGCGTATAACCAGTTGGCGACTTATATCAATACGCAAGGTTCAAAACGGCAATCATACTATCAGCGAGGCTCGACGGCAAAGCCGAAGCAACTAATACATACAGAAGTTGAATTAGCAAATCAATTGAAGGTAGATATTGAAACTTTAAAGAAAGTACGTAGTAACTCGAAAAGTATAGGTGAATTTATTAGCTGGAGTAAATCGAAAGACCCCAGTGGATTAGGTTGTGAGTATAACGATAAAGACCAACGATATTATGTAATGCAGTGA
- a CDS encoding CHAT domain-containing protein, with product MTKLHPLRLILLLCLSLCSETVSAYPKPIPSTSQLITQTNTPDSNRAAAQKAEAEAYQLGKQKAPFLTQVIPKFEEALKYWRLAKDRKKEATTLDQIAKFYWVRGEYPKALEYAQKALLICQALGDKECEGGATTSLSLIYDQMGEYQKAIDIRLQIPLLSPKNVDLPSIVYTTVGQIYSDKLGEKKKALEYYNKALEYWKEKGDVLKQAEILDYIAFFYISLGETNKGFDSLNQANNLDPELKRDTGNYDVIYLVLNGSICADKLASIKKTPNIEKLENSSKQSATPNSDAATNNSIEYYKQLVQKYHTQELLRAEAEFLSNLGNLVYTRIGEYQKALEVHRQALKLRQIMGGKPEEAETLKHIANILNKQGKKQEAIDKLNQALEIQRQIKNRPEEAKTLETLGDLYLSLGAYPESLNVYEKALSLDQIIGDHSDESRTLSNIGDVYRKSQNYPRALNYYQKSLEISKKAGDCNYEAQSLERIGRTYLAAGNSQQAINFANQTLNLSRNLGVNEYKSATEAATFNIRAQVELKQGNYSQALESSQKARKAARESRYRDLEARAIAPTAEAYVALKQPDKAIQAYQEQLALYKEIGFSAEQAQSLYNIAKLQRQNNQLPESFTEIDKAIKIIENIRKEVVSEDLKTSFFATVQDYYQLKIDILMELHKQDPSKGYNALALNTSERSRARSLLELLTEAHADIRKGVDPKLLEEERSLQQQIDARRKIRIELLSSKKPPEQVDELNKEIEELSEKYQQILASIRAKSPGYAAITQPQPLTLAEIQSLVLDDNTILLQYSLGQEHSYLWLVTKTEIKSYELPKGEDIETAAKKFAQNIKGGGELYSRGGITVQPGKNAENPEKVATKLSQMLLQPVAEELGNKRLLIVGDGILQYIPFAALPNPTPTKLQPLLVEHEIVNAPSASTIAVVRNEIKNRNIAVKKLAVLADPVFSKDDNRLKPNVAPGGQNRGKNPNSTELNASALKRYSCDSNLSFPRLEGTYTEATNILSLVPKSSSKSAFDFDANRTTVTNPEMSQYQIVHFATHGFFDTNNPKCSSVVLSLVDSKGNAEDGFLQLQDIFNLNLPAELVVLSACETGLGEQVKGEGLVGLTRGFMYAGSPRVAVSLWSVDDKGTAELMTKFYTKMLKDNLRPVAALRAAQLEMWRSPNPNYSRTNVWAAFTLQGEWR from the coding sequence ATGACCAAACTACATCCTCTAAGATTAATCCTGTTGCTGTGCCTATCCTTGTGTTCAGAAACAGTCAGCGCCTATCCCAAACCAATACCCTCAACCTCTCAACTAATAACCCAAACCAACACCCCAGATAGCAATCGTGCTGCGGCCCAAAAAGCAGAAGCAGAAGCCTATCAATTAGGCAAACAGAAAGCACCCTTCTTAACCCAAGTCATTCCTAAATTTGAAGAAGCCCTAAAATATTGGCGTTTAGCAAAAGACCGCAAAAAAGAAGCCACAACTCTTGATCAAATTGCTAAATTCTACTGGGTTCGAGGTGAATATCCCAAAGCTTTGGAATATGCTCAGAAAGCCCTACTTATTTGTCAAGCTTTAGGGGATAAGGAATGTGAGGGTGGAGCCACTACTTCACTTAGCTTGATCTACGACCAAATGGGAGAATATCAAAAAGCGATTGATATCCGTCTGCAAATTCCATTACTCTCTCCTAAGAATGTTGATTTACCATCTATCGTTTACACCACGGTTGGACAGATTTACAGTGACAAATTAGGCGAAAAAAAGAAAGCACTTGAGTATTACAACAAAGCTTTGGAATACTGGAAAGAAAAAGGTGATGTCCTCAAACAAGCTGAAATACTCGATTATATTGCTTTTTTTTACATCAGTTTAGGTGAAACAAACAAAGGCTTTGATTCCCTAAATCAGGCTAATAATCTCGATCCAGAATTGAAGAGAGATACAGGCAATTACGATGTAATATACCTCGTGTTAAATGGCTCAATTTGTGCCGATAAATTAGCATCAATAAAAAAGACTCCCAATATTGAGAAATTAGAGAATTCGTCGAAGCAATCAGCAACTCCAAATTCTGACGCAGCTACCAATAATAGTATCGAATACTACAAACAACTAGTTCAAAAATATCACACACAAGAACTTCTTAGGGCTGAAGCGGAGTTTCTATCAAATCTTGGTAATTTGGTATATACAAGAATTGGAGAATATCAAAAAGCCCTAGAAGTTCATCGACAAGCACTAAAACTGAGGCAAATAATGGGCGGTAAGCCAGAAGAAGCAGAGACACTTAAGCATATTGCTAATATTTTAAATAAGCAAGGTAAAAAACAAGAAGCGATTGATAAACTCAATCAAGCCTTAGAGATTCAACGTCAGATAAAAAATCGTCCAGAAGAAGCTAAGACTTTAGAGACTCTTGGTGATCTTTATTTGTCTTTAGGCGCATATCCTGAGAGTTTAAATGTTTATGAAAAAGCATTATCCCTAGATCAAATTATCGGGGATCATAGCGATGAAAGCCGTACTCTGAGCAACATTGGAGATGTCTATCGCAAGTCGCAAAATTACCCACGAGCTCTGAATTATTATCAGAAATCATTAGAAATATCCAAAAAAGCTGGAGATTGTAACTATGAAGCCCAATCACTAGAGCGTATTGGTCGAACTTACCTTGCTGCGGGCAATTCTCAACAAGCAATTAATTTTGCTAACCAGACTCTAAATTTATCTCGTAATTTAGGGGTTAATGAGTATAAATCAGCCACAGAAGCAGCTACATTTAATATCCGCGCTCAAGTTGAGCTTAAACAAGGAAATTATTCCCAGGCTCTAGAATCCTCTCAAAAAGCCAGAAAAGCAGCACGAGAATCTCGCTATAGGGACTTAGAGGCAAGAGCGATCGCCCCAACTGCTGAAGCTTACGTAGCCCTTAAACAACCAGATAAAGCTATACAAGCCTATCAAGAACAACTTGCTCTGTATAAGGAAATAGGCTTTAGTGCTGAACAAGCCCAAAGTCTCTACAATATCGCCAAACTTCAACGCCAAAACAACCAATTACCAGAATCCTTCACAGAAATAGATAAAGCAATCAAAATCATCGAAAACATTCGCAAAGAAGTCGTTAGTGAAGATTTAAAAACTTCCTTTTTTGCCACAGTACAAGATTATTATCAACTGAAAATCGACATTTTGATGGAACTGCACAAACAAGACCCATCAAAAGGATACAACGCTCTTGCTCTCAACACCAGCGAACGCTCCCGCGCCCGCAGTCTGCTAGAACTTCTGACAGAAGCCCATGCAGATATCCGTAAAGGAGTAGATCCAAAACTCTTAGAAGAGGAACGTAGTTTACAACAACAAATTGATGCCAGAAGGAAAATCCGGATTGAACTCTTATCAAGTAAAAAACCCCCAGAACAAGTAGATGAATTAAATAAAGAAATTGAGGAACTTTCAGAGAAATATCAGCAAATCCTAGCTTCTATCCGCGCTAAAAGTCCGGGTTATGCAGCAATTACTCAACCCCAACCCCTGACACTCGCAGAAATTCAATCCTTAGTTCTTGATGACAACACAATTCTTTTACAATATTCCCTCGGACAGGAACACAGTTATCTTTGGTTAGTGACAAAGACAGAAATAAAAAGTTATGAATTACCCAAAGGTGAAGATATTGAAACGGCAGCTAAGAAGTTTGCTCAAAATATCAAAGGCGGTGGGGAATTATATTCACGAGGTGGAATTACAGTTCAACCTGGAAAAAATGCTGAAAATCCTGAAAAAGTTGCTACTAAATTAAGTCAAATGTTGCTTCAGCCTGTGGCGGAGGAATTAGGAAATAAGCGATTGTTGATTGTGGGTGATGGAATTTTACAATATATACCCTTTGCAGCGTTGCCAAATCCAACACCAACAAAATTACAACCGTTGTTAGTAGAACATGAAATTGTGAATGCGCCTTCGGCTTCTACAATTGCGGTGGTGAGGAATGAAATTAAAAACCGCAATATTGCTGTAAAAAAATTAGCTGTGTTGGCAGATCCAGTATTTAGTAAAGATGATAATCGCTTAAAGCCAAACGTAGCTCCAGGTGGTCAAAATAGAGGTAAAAATCCCAACTCTACTGAGTTAAATGCTTCAGCACTGAAGCGTTATAGCTGTGATTCAAATCTTAGCTTTCCTCGCCTTGAAGGCACATACACAGAAGCCACAAATATTTTGAGTTTAGTTCCCAAATCATCAAGCAAATCAGCTTTTGATTTTGATGCTAATCGCACTACCGTAACGAATCCAGAAATGAGTCAATACCAAATTGTACACTTTGCAACTCACGGATTTTTCGATACTAACAATCCTAAGTGTTCTAGTGTAGTGCTATCTTTGGTAGATTCAAAAGGAAATGCTGAAGATGGTTTTCTTCAACTTCAAGATATTTTTAACCTCAACCTTCCAGCAGAATTAGTGGTGCTAAGCGCTTGTGAAACCGGACTTGGAGAACAAGTAAAAGGTGAAGGTTTGGTAGGATTGACAAGAGGATTTATGTATGCCGGTAGTCCACGAGTTGCTGTCAGTTTGTGGAGTGTAGACGATAAAGGAACAGCAGAATTAATGACAAAATTTTACACAAAAATGCTCAAAGATAATTTACGACCTGTAGCAGCGCTGAGAGCTGCACAATTAGAAATGTGGCGCAGTCCCAATCCCAATTATTCTCGGACTAATGTCTGGGCGGCTTTTACTTTACAAGGTGAGTGGCGATGA
- a CDS encoding zinc ribbon domain-containing protein, whose protein sequence is MIRFCPQCWQAGTPPEDIWLLPRSKFCFLCGTGLRNSCAQCNEPITSLKFRFCPYCGFPYKESKDSKTNVFH, encoded by the coding sequence GTGATAAGATTTTGCCCCCAGTGTTGGCAAGCTGGTACTCCGCCAGAAGACATCTGGTTGCTGCCGCGCTCTAAGTTTTGTTTTCTGTGCGGGACTGGGTTACGTAACAGTTGCGCTCAATGTAATGAACCGATTACGTCTTTAAAATTCCGTTTCTGTCCCTACTGTGGTTTTCCTTATAAGGAGTCGAAAGATTCTAAAACGAATGTTTTCCATTAG
- a CDS encoding IS4 family transposase, translating to MFPEFYETHLKRELGRTEYLLLKLLIYLLQSIKTVSLEALATALPIPILFESRRKRIQRFLSLNYINIEEIWFPIVKSWLEINFPLTEVVYVVIDRTNWGCINLLMISVVWDKRSIPIYFELLNKLGSSNFDEQEAVFKKALPIFKDYKTVVLGDREFCSIKLANWLTEQKVYFCLRLKKDAFIEIEPEIWLQLRDLGLSPGLSFFYQGIKYTKSQGFVSFNLAAKWKRKRFGVAPEEGWFILTNLDSLDSAIKAYKQRFDIEEMFRDFKSGGYNLEDTNVSGQRLISLILLISLAYTAATISGQKIKRMGVQKYVGRVKESGRTVRRHSSFYIGLYGSNWVDFMENSYELVAELMTLAPNKRKYYQQGERAMRLILSAS from the coding sequence ATATTCCCTGAATTCTACGAGACACACCTCAAGCGAGAGCTTGGACGTACTGAATACTTATTACTAAAACTCCTCATTTATTTATTACAATCTATTAAAACTGTTAGCCTTGAGGCGCTAGCGACTGCTTTACCAATACCAATACTATTTGAAAGTAGAAGGAAAAGAATTCAGCGGTTTTTATCTTTAAACTACATTAATATTGAAGAGATTTGGTTCCCCATAGTTAAAAGTTGGCTAGAAATAAATTTTCCTTTAACTGAAGTTGTTTATGTAGTTATAGATCGGACTAATTGGGGATGCATTAATTTATTAATGATTAGTGTAGTTTGGGACAAGAGGTCTATACCAATATATTTTGAGCTATTAAATAAGTTGGGTTCAAGCAATTTTGATGAACAAGAGGCAGTATTTAAGAAAGCATTACCGATTTTCAAGGATTACAAAACTGTAGTGTTAGGAGACCGTGAATTTTGTTCGATAAAGCTGGCTAACTGGCTCACAGAGCAGAAAGTATATTTCTGTTTGCGCTTAAAAAAAGATGCATTTATAGAAATAGAACCAGAAATTTGGTTGCAATTAAGAGATTTGGGTTTGTCCCCTGGTCTTTCCTTCTTTTACCAAGGTATTAAATATACAAAATCTCAAGGGTTTGTTAGCTTTAATCTTGCTGCTAAATGGAAACGTAAACGTTTTGGAGTTGCGCCGGAGGAGGGTTGGTTTATTCTAACTAATTTAGATAGCCTAGATTCGGCTATTAAGGCTTATAAACAACGTTTTGATATTGAAGAGATGTTTAGAGATTTTAAGAGCGGTGGTTATAATTTAGAAGATACTAATGTATCAGGTCAACGCTTAATTTCCCTAATATTATTAATCTCACTTGCATATACGGCTGCAACAATATCTGGTCAAAAAATTAAACGCATGGGTGTTCAAAAATATGTCGGTCGAGTAAAAGAATCTGGGCGAACAGTTCGCCGTCATAGTAGTTTTTATATTGGATTATATGGGTCTAACTGGGTCGATTTCATGGAAAATTCTTATGAACTGGTGGCTGAGTTAATGACACTAGCTCCTAATAAGCGTAAGTATTATCAACAAGGAGAAAGGGCTATGAGGCTTATTCTATCTGCATCCTAG
- a CDS encoding CHAT domain-containing protein has protein sequence MGYCKLSLTVLITLILTVSQPIANLSILFQASQVLAQTPADGKAEADRLLAQGMEEFQTSQFEAALQSWQQALIIYREIKDRLGEGNALGNLGLAYYALGDYTKAIEYQQQSLAIAREIKNRQGEGNALGNLGLAYYALGDYPKAIEYQQQTLAIAREIKNRQGEGQSLGNLGIAYQALGDYSKAIEYHSSRLVIALEIKNHLGEGNALGNLGIAYYALGDYAKAIEYHQQKLAITRQIKDRLGEGQSLGNLGIAYQALGDYPKAIEYQQQSLMIAREIKDRQGEGGALGNLGIAYQALRDYPKAIEYYQQSLAITREIKDRQGEGGALGNLGLAYYALGDYSKAIEYQQQSLMIAREIRNRLGEGQSLGNLGIAYQALGDYSKAIEYHQQKLAIAREIRNRLGEGQSLGNLGIAYQETDKLTEAERTLRTAIEVWESLREQLGKNDSYKVSIFEEQALTYRTLQQVLIAQNKTNDALEISERGRSRAFVELLTSRLSSQNFNQSSEKPKISLLQQIAKEQNATLVEYSIIYDDFNIQGKQETHESELYIWVIKPTGEVTFFRNVDLKPLWQKENTTLAKLVITSRNSIGARGTAFRGINVSYNPNAPKAKNNLKRLHELLINPIADLLPKNSNDRVIFIPQSSLFLVPFAALQDADGKYLIEKHTILTSPSIQVLDLTHKQKQRIGTKPIEGKDTLIVGNPTMPFIAPKIGETPQQLIPLPGAELEAIAISKLLKTQPLVGNKATVSTVVQRLPQARFVHLATHGLFDDIQGLNSGIALTPSGKDDGLLTASEILDLKLNAELVVLSACDTGRGRLTGDGVIGLSRSLISAGVPSVLVSLWSVPDAPTALLMTEFYQNLQKNPDKAQALRQAMLTTMKKSPNPVNWAAFTLIGEAE, from the coding sequence ATGGGTTATTGCAAACTTAGTTTAACCGTATTAATCACTCTCATCTTGACTGTTTCACAACCCATCGCAAATTTGTCAATATTATTCCAAGCATCGCAGGTATTGGCGCAAACACCAGCCGACGGCAAAGCAGAAGCAGACAGACTTTTAGCTCAAGGTATGGAGGAATTTCAAACCAGTCAATTTGAAGCAGCATTACAATCTTGGCAACAGGCGCTAATTATATATCGAGAAATCAAAGACCGTTTAGGCGAGGGTAATGCACTGGGCAATCTGGGACTTGCTTACTATGCTCTAGGAGACTACACCAAGGCGATTGAATATCAGCAGCAGAGTTTGGCGATCGCACGCGAAATCAAAAACCGTCAAGGTGAGGGTAATGCTCTGGGCAATCTGGGACTTGCTTACTATGCTCTAGGAGACTACCCTAAAGCTATTGAATACCAGCAGCAAACTTTGGCGATCGCACGCGAAATCAAAAACCGTCAAGGTGAGGGTCAATCTCTGGGCAATCTGGGAATTGCTTACCAAGCTCTGGGAGACTATAGCAAAGCCATTGAGTATCACTCCTCAAGATTGGTGATCGCTCTTGAAATTAAAAACCACTTAGGGGAGGGAAATGCTCTAGGCAATCTAGGAATTGCCTACTATGCTTTAGGAGACTATGCTAAGGCCATTGAGTACCACCAGCAGAAATTGGCGATCACACGCCAAATCAAAGACCGTTTAGGGGAGGGACAATCTCTGGGCAATCTGGGAATTGCTTACCAAGCTCTAGGAGACTACCCTAAAGCTATTGAATACCAGCAGCAGAGTTTGATGATCGCACGCGAAATCAAAGATCGTCAAGGTGAGGGTGGTGCTTTGGGCAATCTGGGAATTGCTTACCAAGCTCTGCGAGACTACCCTAAAGCTATTGAATACTACCAGCAGAGTTTGGCGATCACACGTGAAATCAAAGACCGTCAAGGTGAGGGTGGTGCTTTGGGCAATTTGGGACTTGCTTACTATGCTTTAGGAGACTATAGCAAAGCCATTGAATACCAGCAGCAGAGTTTGATGATCGCACGCGAAATCAGAAACCGTTTAGGCGAGGGTCAATCTCTGGGCAATCTGGGAATTGCTTACCAAGCTCTGGGAGACTATAGCAAAGCCATTGAGTATCACCAGCAGAAATTGGCGATCGCACGCGAAATCAGAAACCGTTTAGGCGAGGGTCAATCTCTGGGCAATCTGGGAATTGCTTACCAAGAAACTGACAAGCTTACCGAAGCAGAAAGAACCCTCCGCACTGCAATTGAAGTCTGGGAATCTCTCAGGGAACAGTTGGGTAAAAATGATAGCTATAAAGTCTCAATTTTTGAGGAACAAGCTCTCACTTACCGTACATTACAACAAGTCCTAATTGCTCAGAATAAAACCAATGATGCTCTAGAAATTTCTGAGCGGGGACGCTCTAGGGCATTTGTTGAATTATTGACTTCACGCTTATCTAGCCAAAATTTCAACCAGTCCTCAGAAAAACCTAAAATATCGCTGCTGCAACAAATTGCCAAAGAGCAAAACGCCACCCTCGTTGAATATTCAATTATTTATGATGATTTCAATATTCAGGGTAAACAAGAAACTCATGAATCAGAACTCTATATTTGGGTAATTAAACCCACAGGTGAAGTCACCTTTTTTCGCAATGTTGACCTCAAACCCCTGTGGCAAAAAGAAAACACAACTCTTGCAAAGCTCGTTATTACCAGCCGTAACTCCATTGGTGCAAGAGGTACAGCTTTTCGTGGCATCAATGTCAGTTACAACCCCAACGCACCTAAAGCCAAAAACAATTTAAAGCGTCTACACGAATTATTAATCAACCCTATCGCTGACTTATTACCCAAAAATTCTAATGACAGAGTTATTTTTATTCCTCAAAGTTCTCTATTCCTAGTCCCCTTCGCCGCATTACAAGACGCAGACGGTAAATACCTGATTGAAAAACACACTATTCTCACATCACCATCAATTCAAGTTTTAGACTTAACCCACAAACAGAAACAACGAATCGGCACAAAACCCATAGAAGGGAAAGATACGCTGATTGTAGGTAATCCAACAATGCCTTTTATCGCACCAAAAATCGGCGAAACTCCGCAACAATTAATTCCTTTACCTGGTGCAGAACTTGAAGCGATCGCTATTAGCAAATTACTCAAAACTCAACCTCTCGTTGGCAACAAAGCAACAGTTTCAACTGTAGTGCAGCGTTTACCCCAAGCGCGATTTGTTCATTTAGCAACCCACGGTTTATTTGATGATATCCAAGGATTAAATAGCGGTATTGCTTTGACTCCATCCGGTAAAGATGATGGTTTATTAACAGCCTCAGAAATCCTTGACCTGAAGCTAAATGCCGAGTTAGTTGTTTTAAGCGCTTGCGACACCGGACGCGGACGCCTAACTGGGGATGGAGTAATTGGTTTATCTCGTTCCTTAATTAGTGCTGGTGTACCCAGTGTCTTAGTATCGCTTTGGTCGGTTCCAGATGCGCCCACAGCACTATTAATGACGGAATTTTATCAAAATCTTCAAAAAAATCCTGATAAAGCGCAAGCACTGCGGCAGGCAATGTTGACGACGATGAAAAAGAGTCCAAATCCTGTTAATTGGGCGGCTTTTACTCTTATTGGGGAAGCAGAATAA